The genomic segment TCCCCAGTAGGCCGAACAGCCTCAAGAGAAACCCTATCACGCCAATGATCGCTGCGAAGAGAAACAGCAGCAGGCTGGCGTTGAGCAGGTACTTCAATAGCGTATACACCAGGCGATGCCGATGCTTGAGCGCCACCCCGACCTCGCGGAGGGGCGCCAGACGGGCGAACAGCCAGCTGATCGGCCCCTGCCGGTCTTCGGGTGTATTGGGCACCGTCATCGCCCAGGCGAGTCTGGCATAGAGGCGGTTGAAGGCACGCCCCAGCAGGTTCATCGGACGCTCCACATCACACATCAGGATCACCCGATTCGTGGTGCTGTCGTTGCGTGCGAAGTGCGGGTAGGTCTCGTCGAAAACAAAGTCTCCGCCATTGCGCCAGGTTATGAAGTGGCCGTCCACGCAGATGTAGCAGTCCGCCGTGCCTGGCGTATCCAGTCCCAGGTGATAACGCAGGGAGCAGGCAAGTGGATCGGAATGCATGCTCAGCTCCGCGCCCGCAGGCAGCACCGAGAACATCGCGGCACGAATCCCTGGTATGCCCTCCAGCAGCCGCACCGTGGCCGGGCACAGGCGCTCTGCCGACCGGTGTGGATCGGCGTACCACTTGAGATAGAACTTGCGCCAGCCGCGCTTGTAGAACGTACGGAAACCAAGATCATGATGCCCGGCCGACCCCGGTGCCGACGCCGCTTCGAACGCGCCGGACGCATGCAGTTCCATTGCTTCGTCGCGGATCCTTCGCCAGTTGCGGCGCAGCCGCTCGATGCCCTCAATGTAATGCGGTTTCAGTACCGGTTGCCGCGCCTCGCGTGCCGTGGCCATGTACAGCAGGCAGTTGAGCGGTGCGAACACTGGCCAGCTTTTGCGCAGGTACTGCGAAAACCCCTGGTATCGCTGCTGTCCACGGAAGCGGTAGACATACAGGATGCACGCCGAGATGTAGATCAACATTCCGGCCATCACGATCATCATGACAATCATGCTGATACTCCCAACGAACCAGCTGTATCAGCGGCGACAGGACGCGTTCGCCTGCGCAGACCTCCGACCAGGTCGTCCATCGCGCAGTAGGCCACCGGGATGATCAACAGGCACAGCACCGTCGATGTCAGCAGGCCGCCGATCACCACAATCGCCATCGGTGCGCGGAAACTCGGATCAGCCCCCAGGCCCAGCGCCACCGGCAACATGCCCGCGCCCATCGCAATGGTGGTCATCACGATCGGTCGCACGCGCTTGCGGCAGGCATCCACCACTGCGCGGCGGCGATTCATGCCCAACTCGCGGCGCGCGATCACGATGTAGTCCACCAGCAGGATCGCGTTCTTGGTGGTGATGCCCATCAGCATGATCAAGCCGATCATCGAAGGCATCGACAGGCTCTGCCCAGTCAGCAGCAGCGCCACGAACGCCCCTGGTATTGACAGGCACAGCGCTACAAGTACCGTCA from the Stenotrophomonas maltophilia genome contains:
- a CDS encoding aspartyl/asparaginyl beta-hydroxylase domain-containing protein; the protein is MIVMMIVMAGMLIYISACILYVYRFRGQQRYQGFSQYLRKSWPVFAPLNCLLYMATAREARQPVLKPHYIEGIERLRRNWRRIRDEAMELHASGAFEAASAPGSAGHHDLGFRTFYKRGWRKFYLKWYADPHRSAERLCPATVRLLEGIPGIRAAMFSVLPAGAELSMHSDPLACSLRYHLGLDTPGTADCYICVDGHFITWRNGGDFVFDETYPHFARNDSTTNRVILMCDVERPMNLLGRAFNRLYARLAWAMTVPNTPEDRQGPISWLFARLAPLREVGVALKHRHRLVYTLLKYLLNASLLLFLFAAIIGVIGFLLRLFGLLGMS